DNA sequence from the Juglans microcarpa x Juglans regia isolate MS1-56 chromosome 5S, Jm3101_v1.0, whole genome shotgun sequence genome:
TAAATCAAAAGGACAGGAAAATTGGAATTGGAGTTCTCATCAGAGATCACCATGGTTTCTTTATTGGAGGTTTATAGGCACACAGAAATCTCAAAGGATCCTCTTTTGATGCTGAAGCATACGGTATGCTCCTAGCTGCAGTTTTTTGCAAAGAGGTTGGCATAACACATTTTTGTCTGGAGGGTGATTCAAAgcaagtggtggatttattgaataattacaCAAAGAATTGGAGCTTGGGTGGCTGCTTGGTAGAAGATGCAAGAGAGATTCTGAATTCCTATGCCTGTTGGTCAGTTACACATACCTACCGAGAAGCTAATATGGCAGCACATCATCTAGCAAAAACTGCTTTTGGTTGCTCAGAGGATATCTATGATCTTGAAACATGCTCCTCATGTATCTTAActatagtcacaaaagaaatgATGTAGTTGTTTTTACTCGATTCTGTTCCTGGAGTTTGATGTATTTGACACTTATGATTAATGAGATCAGTTctttcatcaaaaaaaaaaaaaaatcattattgaaTAGATAAACAAGcagcaaataattgtgatttaCCAACAAAAATCCATACCCAATcgctcaaaaaataataaatagactCTCATTAAGAGAGAATGACACTCTCATACAAGGAGAGAGGAAACCACATGAACCAACTTGAAATGCAGATAAAAGCGGTCACTCGAAATCGCCTAAATCGCCGGTGCACTTCTAGCGGTGTTTTTAATTGCACTCTCGAGTACTCATTCGGCAACTCATTTAATTGTAAGAGACAAGATTGATGGAAGACAACAGGACAATGACATCAATGTCGAGACGTTATTCTTTGGAGATTCTTATAGATTTTACTACCTAAATGTACGCAGCTCTGCTAGGTACAAGCAATCTTGTGTACCGTTTGCGCACCAAATACTagcttttcatattttttttatttaaaataaaaaaaaactcagaaaaatACGAATTCGCATAAGAGAATGTCGTAACCCAGCCCCACCTCACGATCCCTCGAAGCCACTGCCATCCCTCCGTGGCAGCAACTGTAGCCGCATTACTCCTTGTTCGACGTCCACCACCACGCATAGAGGAAGCCGACCAACAACCGCCGCAATCTCCTCCGGCTCCTTCTAAACTCGCAACAAAACCAAAGTCAAAAGAGACCAATTAGTTGTACCGATCGACGAAGAAACACAACTGAAGCTAGTTTGGTCTCCTGAGACTAcatcctttcctttttttttgttttgaatcttTAATAGATTCTACTGCAGCCCAGATTATAGGATGCCAAGCCAACCCACAAAGGAGCCCCAATCTAGAAAAATGCAAGCCAgcccccttttttcttttgatctcCTGAGAAAAATGCTTagagaagcaaaaaaaaacatagaattgCTTACCCAAGATCGTCTTTGAAGCAGGGGTTTTGGGGTTTCAGATCTTAGTGGCTTTGATCTCAGTGCTTGTGAGGGACACAAAGTGATGGAAGCaaccagaggagagagagagagagagagagagagagagtgagtgagaagAATGACGTTGACAGGCCAGTGGGGGAGAActtggagagagaaagagagagtccAAAAAGTGAAACGCTCcgttttatttttcacattagCTTTTGGTGCGCAATTGGTCCGCAAGATCGCATTGATGTCCAACTTCGTTGCCTAGTCACTAGTCAGTGTTAAAATGATGCCAACTTATAAAATAGGGatgttattcatcatttaatattatatattttaatattattttattcttattaaattaattaaattattctatttttatctatacattatatatttattaaaaaaattaaaataaatttaataggtAGGAATAGtaattagaattattcttatacaatttgatttgtttaaaataaaaaattaaaattttaaataataataaaataatgatttaaaatatagacGCCAAAGTGTTTTCTGTGTGTGagtgagagggagggagggagagatcTTCATTGATTATGCCTATATACTGTTGGAGGCTGGCTACGGGAGTTCCATATGTCCCGGGAAACGGAAGAGTAATCCACAAGTTCACGTCCAATCATGTAGGAAGTGTGCTCTTCTTCCACCACCAGAACTCAGCAAAACACATTTTCTCTGTACCCAAGTTCAATCAGAGTTATTCTTCTTCAATAATAGAGGAGCAGAAAAATCTGGGCGATGCATCTGCCGAGCCAGAAAAATTTTACAAGGAACTGGATGTTGCTGTCAGAGCTGTACAAATGGCATGTTCTCTTTGCCAGAGAGTGCAAGACAGTTTGATTTCCAAAAGCAAAGATCAGGTCCATTCCAAGGATGACAGTTCTCCTGTCACTATTGCAGGTAGTTTTCGCAATTTCTTACCAtttcttcataatttatttatttattttatctgagTAGGGTTCTTGGCGCCGGTGTTGGCTTCATGTGTTTTGGTCGCCTTTGGCTGGAGCTTTTGATGGAAATTTTACATTCTTAAAACGAGAGATGATACTCGTAGCATACCacataatttacatattttaaaattatttttattttattttattttatttttattaaactaattgagttacTGTACTTATTCGTCCACGTatttgttataagaaaaatgaaaaaataaaataaaataactgaaGTTCGTGGTGTGTGGGTGATGACTAGAATTATTCTCTTAAAATAGAGTACATTTTTGTTAGTTGGGTTATCATGTTATCATGTTGTTCTCTGAGATTGTTATCATCATATTTTCACCAAAAGGAAGCAAACAAATGAGACTGAAATGTTTTATAAATGCAAGAGAACGTTTTTCAAGGAGGGGTAAACTTAAATGTTGTGCAGTAATTATGGACTGGGCCCTTAGAAATTCAATATTGACTGAGATATTGTTGATGGATAATTCCCGAAGACTTCAGTTTTTCCTGAGACACAGTAGCTATGAAGCCATATTTGGACTCTTTGTCAGATTGTAATATTCCTTGTAAGTTATGGCTGCTTTCAGACGTGTTGAACCATTtcagaaattgaaaaaacaatCTGGTAGCAACTTAATTCAAGTTGGCAAGTATGGTGATCTTTGAGCCTCATGCAATGAGTGATGAGAGAATAATGCTAAAGTGGGAGTTCGAATTTGCTCAAAAGGTTAGGGACTTGCAATGAAAATTAATAGAGCAATGCAATGTGCTTAAAAATTGGTTCGAATGGACTCTTGCACCTACCTAAGACTTTAGGTGTCAATTCTCCAACTATTTGAAACAAATGTgcttaatgatttctttttttataacgAAATACATCATCCATAAACAAGCTTTGAACTAATCCCCTATGAATTTCTTTTTCGAGCAATCTGcattctttattaattaagtgacGGCTTTAGACTATTTACACTCCATTGATGGGATATATATGATTGTAGCTCATTCATTATCAAAGTGGTTCAATCTATCAGTAGTGGATGTCAAAACTGGTAACcatactgagagagagagagagcgagagagagagagagagagagaagggttgTTTGGTGTTTTGGAGTTCCAAAGTTGGTTGGAATCTGATTCTTGTGCATTGTTGGACGCATCCTGAGGTGGAGTGGCCTGTTACCATAGAAAGTCATGCCGCATTATCTAACCTGTAGTTGGAACTTGTGCATGTTACTTCTATTCTTAGTTAAAAAAGAAGATTCTCCCTGTGATGCCTAATACAGTACCCACTTACCTTCTCTTTCGTGGAAAGTGTATGCCCAATTTCCCTCAAATTGCtagcattctttttttttttggcaatctCTAACTACTTTTAGTGCTTGTTGGAATCAAATTCTCTCTATTTCTATTAAAAGTTAGCCAAGTGTTCAAATCTCTGTGCTGAAGTTGACCCTTCCAGTACAAGCCTGGAAGTAATTACATTTGGTTGGGCATCTACTGGTTTCCTAATCTTCTCTTTGCCCATTTTACATGACAATTTTATGATTGGGGTGGTAATTAGTTAATGCACTAGAGTTTAAACTTCTAAAGTTGCTGAGGAAAAAGGTAGCAgtgtagtagtagtagtagtataAGCTGATCTTGGTTCATATTACTTCGTCATCATCAACATTGAAATATGCCTAAATTTGACCATAGAAACACGTTTTACGTGAGTGCTATTAATGAGATGACCAAAATGATTTACTCAATGTGAGCCACCAGTTGATCCTCAACCAGTCCTTTCTTCTctgttaaattattaaatatgaaaataagtttattgCATTTCAAATTGGCTACTAAGTTTAATCATACTCTACATCCACAGATTGGATTGTCCAAGCAGCTATCAGCTGGTTACTATCTGAGTCTTTTGGGAGAAAAAATGTGTCCATTGTTGCTGAAGAAGATGTTAAAAAACTCTCCAAGGCTGATGCATCTGGACTTTTAGCAGCTGTAGTGAACACTGTGAATGAATGTCTAGCTGAAGCTCCTCGTTTTGGATTTCAAGGTCCAGATATGGCTCTTGGGACCTCAGACGTGCTTGAAGCTATCAGTCATTGCAACTCATCTGGTGGTCCTACTGGAAGATTTTGGACACTTGACCCTGTTGATGGAACCCTGGGGTTTGTGCGTGGGGATCAATATGCTATAGCTCTAGCCCTGATAAAGGATGGAGAAGTTGTGCTTGGAGTTCTTGGGTGTCCGAATTACCCAACGAGAAAGGAATGGCTAAGTTATCATCACCGATTTCATAGAATTAAAACTAAGTTGACTCCACCAACATCTGATTCTTGGCACCAAGGTTTAGTGACTTATGCTCTGAAGCACAGTGGCAGGGCTTGGATGCAACCACTGCTTCATGCTAATAAGAAGTTTGTGTGGCCAAACTCTGCAAGGCCAGTTTGCGTTTGTTCCATTGATGATCCAGCATTAGCAACATTTTGTGAACCAGTGGAGAAAGCAAATTCAAGCCACTCCTTCACAGCAGGACTAGCTCACACCATGGGGTTACGtgcctattcttttatttcattctctTTAAGAAACTTATGTTTTCTTGGGcttataatttctttcttttctttacatTGTACTCATCTTTCATTAACACATGCTTCAGTTGAACAGTTGAAAATCTCTAAGCTCTCTCtcctataaatataattaaagatgaaaataggTCGTAGCCCGTAGGGGTACAATGCAGAGCAGAAAGCTCATATTAAACCAGACGGGGTCAGAAAATGAGACAGCGACCCTGCTTTCTTAACTTCAGTAGGTGAGAGAGAATCATCATGTTAACTGGATATATCGAAGATTTATGCAAGTCCAGGGCATGTAAGTCCTTTGAAAAGAAAGTGAGACACACCTGAAAAGCCCTCTGGGTGCAaccgtttgttttttttttttttttttttttttaaacggaATGTACAGAGCTTGCGTGCTCTGAACTTGTATCGAACATTACTCAAAGAAGATAGAGCATCAAATTGCACATTTTGGCAGATTGAGAGAGGTCTGATATCATGATTTAATGACTGGAAGCAACCACTTCGAGTATACAGTATGGTCAAGTATGCTGCTATAGCTCGTGGGGATGCTGAGATTTTTATGAAGTTTGCAAGGGCTGGCTACAAGGAGAAAATATGGGATCATGCTGCAGGAGTTGTTATCATTCAAGTGGGGGGTGGTGTGGTAACAGATGCCGGAGGGCACCCACTTGACTTTTCAAAGGGAATCTACCTAGAATGTCTTGATCGAGGTGTAATTGCATCTGCTGGAGCCAAACTGCATGACAAGATCATTAGAGCTGTTGATGCTAGCTGGGACTCCTCTAGTCTTTAAGATTTTTGCCATTTAGCATCGATGGGAGAACACAGAATACTACATGATTTGACAGGGTCAGGAAAATTTGTgaccttcattttctttaaggaaaattatttatggaaaatgatttgcacacaacatttttcacaacactttatataactatgttttaaatgagaggtatttttgtaaaacatcttataaaagtaatattattttacaaaaatactttcattttaTAACGTTGTTGTGTAATGTGTTGTGCAATATTttgtgtaacgccccgaccccgagggtccggagagttaactcataaaacctgataatcagctccaacaaggctagagtacttccaaattcaagaatatatctatttttcaaacctcaaatcgaacgtaaatacttcaattaaataaatcaaataaactcatttatccaatattcaatccaataacccaaataaaatcaactcttcttcatgtctcaaataacaactagaaataataaaacattaacatagtttccataaaccgtctaaatccattgaagcaaacttaagaaagataattaacctccaacaccaacactaatattatgagatacccaacaacaaatcaatgctaatcttctccatagattctaatactgatcttcagctgagccatcgatgtcatctgaaatattatgaagattcacggggtgagttatcgacaactcagcaagcagagaacatatactagcatgtaaatatgagcatttataacattcgataagccgaacaaaacatttactttctgAATGcggaaacaaaacttgtacaaaaacattagagcgaaatttttcagaaaaatatacttattccaaaaagagaatccgttggcatttctaaactgaaacattataatcttatcatcgtttaatatcgcatcgggacaataccatgtttaacccccgtggtagggttataaaccaccattatacccgtggctggaccattttccatgtttcaccccgtggtagggttataaaccaccattatccccgtggctgggccttaacagaaacagaacggatctcatcgaaaatccgattacaatcatatacagaatcagaacttcatgccaatgttttcagatgacacatcacatcaaaacaaaacactgaaaagcttcagatcatttcacatgttcgagataaacataaacaaaacattctcatttgttcataacaaaacttttagaattccttattcgctcttttacatagttcagaaataaagtgcacaaaactagctcatgtctacaccagtcatgacagaaaaatactttctcttatgtagaatttatgcatatgcagaataaacatctgaggttgttttcagatcatctcttttcaaaaaagtaaacacatttattctcaaagtcaacctcattttatttgttttatgcaaaactagtatatgaaccccgcttacctgggcaacttagcttttcagaaatttcctcaaaaatgtcgagtcgactataaatcgtcacctataaaaataatcacacaatttccgtaagttttcaatcaatcacggatttccatatttaagcctaagcttctaaaataatctatcttaatttctcaaaacttaaaaccctcataatcccaaaatatatcaccacttcctaaaaaaatcaccaatatccaccatgaccaacgtcaaattcaaaacaccaatatttaaatccgaaacagcgaacaaatttcatagcataaaccaatcacacaaacaactccatcatccaatccaaccgacccctttactcctcggactcagtccggcacaaacagcaaattcacagtaaatataaattagcgtaaaaatacatttaaatctcaaaagttcttcgagaaaaatacttacaatgctataatataatttttgaaagatcacggaggtgctagaagcagCAAcacagcaacaaaacagtgccaaatgcactgtggccgtgggtctcaaaaacccacttttgaacgggtgcaaacgaagacccgagattgatagggtagggcttagggatgtcggtgaagctaatggtggtggtggttggccgtgggtggcggcgcaaaaggCGGTAGAAGgccaaaatatccaaatcgaaaatgttgatgaatgtgcttcaccggtgacggatcggaggtggggttgggtccaatgggttggcaagaggtcgaggatgatgtggtgagaagatggtggccggaggtggcgcgacggcggcgcagcggcgcaaggagtgccgcggcttggtgtggtgcgtgggggctaacggcggcgcgaggagggctgaaattgaaggggtgaggtcgccggccggtggggagcacgatggggttggcggtgtcgcgcacggcggcgcgaaggcggcgggctgggtgagggacggttgcacggcgagagagagagagagagagagagacgtctgCGCGGGAAGGGAACCcagggagaaagaaaaaaacagaaaaaaaagaagaaaagaaaaagaaaaggaaaaaaaaatagagggaaaagaaatgaggtccaaaattcacaacttgggtcataaaaaatgattcaacggaaacggttttaaaacagcaagtgaaataaaataattcaaacgcagtaattaaaatgaaaataaataattaaacccaacaacaagttaatttaattcgagaagaaatttaaacacataacaataattaatttaaagaaagcacttcaaaaataaatttcacaaaattaaaatcataaaaataaacccactaaaaatccaacaattttaaaacaagagaataaatttttaaattaataacaaataatcattcaattaaaaaaaatatatactaaaaaaatacggggtgttacattttgtgtatatatcattactcttatcaAAGTCacattactttataaaaatacccttatCTTACAATATTGTTGTAAAATGTGTTGTGTATATCAATACTCGTTCTTTAAATTCTTCTTTGCTGGTTTTGGAGGGTTTTGAaattgagcggtgctactctgccgcttAGAGTAGCCCGCTTATTTTGACCACTAGGCcaaaatgtactttttttaaaaaaaaaattattcatattttttttatcattttaaaacatttttaaaaaataaaaaatatatatataaatacattaatagttactttctaactattaagtaaaaaaaaaaaaatttaaatatatgaagtgtcAAAATGAAAGGACAAATTAAGTGagtaaagtagcatttttctttgaaattataGATTGACGGGGAGTCCCAGAAATCAGTCTGCTCAATAATGACCAAGGTTGGTCTTTGTCTGTTTGAAGTCACCGATaaataacatttgaaatagTCTAATGAAGAAAGTGATCCTATTTTTCTTTGAACGGTACATTGAAAGATGTTTtgtatcttatatttattttgattaagCAATGACTATTTAGAAAATGATCTATGCTTTTCACAACTATCAAATGCCCCCAACTTGAATTCCCTAAGACATCCATACACCCGATGGCATTAGTAAATCTTGAGCTGCAAGAGCTAAATGTGTATTGAAAATGTTATTCGTCTTGAATTTTGTCATTCCCAGTCACTCTACCAGATGCGTAATATTTGAAGTACTTTCTAGTTAACTTGTTGACACTAGTCATACTATctaaggagagaaaaaattgagatgatagttttgtgagaattttaagaatagttgtaagatagttcgtgaatatatagtaatgagatagtttaagttaagtattttttaagttttaggaaaggagagaaaaaattaaataaaaaatattataaagttaaaatattatataaaaaaagttttataatattatttttatttgggagatttaaaaaagtttgaattgttttttattttttatttgaaagtttgaaaaagtggtgatgattagtttgaaaaagttgtaataattagtttgaaaattttgtattcttgaattatgtttgggaataaaatagaatgagatgaaatgagatcatataagaattttgtatttcATCTTAGGCCCTTGTAacggcttgtttggaaatatatctcatctcaaaattctcatttcatctcatttcatctcattttcaaatataattcaaacacaaaattttcaaactaattattacaactttctcaagctAATCAtatcaactttctcaaactttcaaacaaaaaataaaaaaacaattcaactttttcaaattcccagacaaaaataatattataaaactatattataataatatttgaattttttaatatttttattcaacttttctctatttttccaaaatctaaaaaatattcaactcaaattattattcacaaaatttttatctcatcttaatacCCAAACCAGCACTTAAAGATGATAAAATGTATTTGTTACAAAAAGTAAGATATCTGACTAGCAGCTCACCAATAATATTAGGACAGTAGCTGGGTCTGGATGTGCAAATGCATGTCCCCAGCTGCTTCATGCCAACAAAAAAGTGGAAGTTCCTGCTAATCCCCACCAGCAGGTGACAGTTCTCACAAAGCCCATGCAATAGACAAGGGAAATTTGATAACTAACGCAAAGATACCGTTTGAGCTATTTAACATATAAAAAGATGAGTGGTATTTGCTGCTTCACATGAAAAATGTAATCCTTTTCTGGTAAGAGATTTACCATAGAGCTTATATCTTGAGGAGTATCCTGCTAGTGATGAATATAAGAAACCAGAAAATGAGacttcatctaaaaaaaatgaaagattctagtgaaataatataacaaatatagagtatattttaaacattttatttcatagttttttttaagtgtttgtaTTGAAAGGCTAAGAGATAAACTCAATCAAGAATGTATCTCGATTGTGGAAAACATTGTTGcaatttataatttacatatgaaattaaatgatgaaaaatatgtcTAAAGTGCACAAATTTGATAAGAGCATACCAATGATATAGaagctcagagagagagagagagagagagagagagagagagagagagagagagagagagagagaggtcaccCCATATGTATGTTTAGAGCATGATCTGGTTTACTTCCTGTGAGTTCTCTATACCATTCTGTGTTTTAGAACATGTTTTAGAACAAATATGTTACATGCCCATCCTAGGCACTTACAAGGAACTTATAGGCTCATCCTCAAAGGCCATTACAAAGAATTTATAAGTCTCCACGAGGTCTGTCCTTGGAAATCTTCATTGCATCACAGGACAATGGAAAATCAGGGACAAGTCCTAGAATTTATTTATCTGTGCTTCTCATAGACTTTCTCTATTATGATGGACTTTTATTAATAATTCTCAAGAACTTCTTGTTGGATAAGTCAACCTTAAGATTGTGGGCAGCTGTTGGATATAAAATGAACTAGGTCTAGCCCATTAccaagaataaaagaaagagataaaacAATGAAGAGATAAAACTAGTTGAGGTTGAAACATACAAAAAGATGAATGTGATGTAAAGCAAGTAGACTCGGCTAACCTAAAGAATGAATGAGACCTCTGTAAAAGGAATGAACTACTACAAACATGGGAGGTGATGTCTCTACAAGGAAAGACTTTTTCTACAGTCTAGgggaactctctctctctctctctagaaggAAAACATCTTCTTCAACTCTATTTTCTCTACTGTATTGAGAGCTATATGAGGCTATGAGAAACTATAAAATCACCCAATATAGTGGATTTAAGTCccaaatgaatattattttattctttatattttattttatgaatattatttattttatgaatgaaatatataaGAATTGTATCAATGTCGAAACCCTCATTGTGGGCAATTCAACCGTAT
Encoded proteins:
- the LOC121267398 gene encoding PAP-specific phosphatase HAL2-like isoform X1, which codes for MPIYCWRLATGVPYVPGNGRVIHKFTSNHVGSVLFFHHQNSAKHIFSVPKFNQSYSSSIIEEQKNLGDASAEPEKFYKELDVAVRAVQMACSLCQRVQDSLISKSKDQVHSKDDSSPVTIADWIVQAAISWLLSESFGRKNVSIVAEEDVKKLSKADASGLLAAVVNTVNECLAEAPRFGFQGPDMALGTSDVLEAISHCNSSGGPTGRFWTLDPVDGTLGFVRGDQYAIALALIKDGEVVLGVLGCPNYPTRKEWLSYHHRFHRIKTKLTPPTSDSWHQGLVTYALKHSGRAWMQPLLHANKKFVWPNSARPVCVCSIDDPALATFCEPVEKANSSHSFTAGLAHTMGLRAYSFISFSLRNLCFLGLIISFFSLHCTHLSLTHASVEQLKISKLSLL
- the LOC121267398 gene encoding PAP-specific phosphatase HAL2-like isoform X2, which translates into the protein MPIYCWRLATGVPYVPGNGRVIHKFTSNHVGSVLFFHHQNSAKHIFSVPKFNQSYSSSIIEEQKNLGDASAEPEKFYKELDVAVRAVQMACSLCQRVQDSLISKSKDQVHSKDDSSPVTIADWIVQAAISWLLSESFGRKNVSIVAEEDVKKLSKADASGLLAAVVNTVNECLAEAPRFGFQGPDMALGTSDVLEAISHCNSSGGPTGRFWTLDPVDGTLGFVRGDQYAIALALIKDGEVVLGVLGCPNYPTRKEWLSYHHRFHRIKTKLTPPTSDSWHQGLVTYALKHSGRAWMQPLLHANKKFVWPNSARPVCVCSIDDPALATFCEPVEKANSSHSFTAGLAHTMGLGSNHFEYTVWSSMLL